In the Saccharococcus thermophilus genome, ATTAACGGATAATCTTTATGCGACCAAACTTTTGTGACGTCAAATGGATTGAAACGGTACGTTTTTGCGTCTTCGAGCGGCATGATTTGCACATATAACGTCCAGGACGGATAATCGCCGTTTTCAATCGCGTTAAATAAATCTTCCGTATGGTAATCCGGATTTTCGCCAGCGATTTTTGCCGCCAGTTCCGGGTCCATGTTTTTGACGCCTTGGTTGGTTTTAAAATGATATTTCACCCAAACCGCTTCGCCGCCTTTATTCACCCATTTGAACGTATGGCTGCCGTAGCCGTTCATATGACGGTAAGTGAACGGAATGCCGCGGTCGCCGAACAAATACGTTACTTGGTGCAGCGATTCCGGCGATAAAGACCAGAAATCCCATACCGCTGTCGGGTTTTTTAAGTGCGTGCGTGGATCGCGTTTTTGTGTATGGATAAAGTCAGGGAATTTAATTGCGTCGAGAATGAAGAAAATCGGTGTGTTGTTGCCGACGATGTCATAGTTTCCTTCTTCCGTATAAAATTTGACGGCAAAACCGCGCGGGTCGCGAACGGTATCAGCGGAGCCAAGCTCGCCAGCAACGGTAGAGAAGCGGACGAACACAGGCGTGCGTTTGCCGCCGCCGTTAAATACTTTCGCTTTCGTGTATTTGGACATATCATTTGTTACTTCAAAATAGCCGTGTGCACCTGCGCCTTTCGCGTGAACGACGCGTTCTGGAATTCTCTCTCTATTGAAGTGTGCTAATTTTTCAAGAAGATGTACATCTTGGATTAATGTTGGGCCAGGAGAGCCGGCTGTAATCGAGTTTTGGTTATCGCCAACAGGAGCTCCCCAGCTAGTCGTCAATTTTTTTTGCTCTGCCATCCTTCCTTCTCCCTCCGTTTCCATTTTCCTTTCACTAATAAATGATAACATTTATCAAACAAAATTCAATACTTTTTTATAATTATTTTAAATAAATATATATAATAAAAAGAAAATAATTAGCATAAAATATTAGTTTTTTCATTTAACCGCCAAATTTTTCATGAAAAATCTCTAAAAGTGATGGACGCTTTAGGGGGAACATCCGCAAACTCTTTCATATACATATACGATTTAGAAACGTTCC is a window encoding:
- the katA gene encoding catalase KatA, which translates into the protein MAEQKKLTTSWGAPVGDNQNSITAGSPGPTLIQDVHLLEKLAHFNRERIPERVVHAKGAGAHGYFEVTNDMSKYTKAKVFNGGGKRTPVFVRFSTVAGELGSADTVRDPRGFAVKFYTEEGNYDIVGNNTPIFFILDAIKFPDFIHTQKRDPRTHLKNPTAVWDFWSLSPESLHQVTYLFGDRGIPFTYRHMNGYGSHTFKWVNKGGEAVWVKYHFKTNQGVKNMDPELAAKIAGENPDYHTEDLFNAIENGDYPSWTLYVQIMPLEDAKTYRFNPFDVTKVWSHKDYPLIEVGRMVLNRNPENYFAEVEQATFSPGNLVPGVEPSPDKMLQARLFAYADAHRYRVGVNHNLLPINRPRVEVNNYQRDGFMRFDNNGGGSVYYEPNSFGGPTEVPEHKTTPFPVSGLAESVPYDDDDHYTQAGDLYRLMSEEEKARLVKNIVESMKQVTKEDIKLRQIRHFYKADPDYGLRVAEGLGLSVPDDVITKA